Below is a genomic region from Sphaeramia orbicularis chromosome 6, fSphaOr1.1, whole genome shotgun sequence.
CCAcaattttttcttcaaatttgtaaaaacccagtgatagcctaattattactaatccattagtctttccgtgtttACGctcctaaatcacttccctcatggtgaagaaCTTCGAAGATTACTCATACCAAACCAATACGACtcttgggcctttttggaaatctTGTCACGAAGTAcactgtgggaatgggaattccattcAGCCGCAACAGCAACAAACATAGAGGCAAGAAGCAATGAAACCATGACCGCTATCGGgtcagaaaaaatggaaggaatcactgtaagtcaacTGTCATCTTATAATGTGGGGTGGgtgattgtgaaaaacaatactgagacatcagtttcatggcattttcagaatatgttATTGTGTCAGCTTATCATACACACATCGCAAGCATACAGGGTGTGGCCACGCCCTCACCGCTCACTCACTCCTTATAGTACGTGTATGATAAACCTGCACAATGacacatacactatatagacaaacgtattgggacaggttgaattcagatgttacttttctaacaggggtctgggaaacagaacaataatgactaatgtcattatataattttatattgggataaatatcactgcattgcaaaaaaaaaaaaaaaaagcattttcttCCACCAACTCACAGATCTAACACTTCTACAATGTTAGCGCAACGTTCCTGAGATGTGAGCTTAAACAATTACAGACTAATGCTTGGGTCctactacaggggtgtcaaacatgcgtgggccaaaaccagcccgccaaagggtccaatccaacccgtaagatgaatttgcaaaatgcaaaaattacactgaagatattaagatcagtaaaatactattataataacctataaataatgacaactacaaattgttctctttgttttagtgtaaaaaagtacaattacatgaaaatgtttacatttacaaacatcctttaacaacaaacacaaacaacctgaaatgtcttaagagaagtgcagttttaacactaCTCTGCCCAttactgttttttgtgtttgtagatccactgtgatctgtaagttgtaatgcacgtgtggaaatgataatattgctaaaactgcacttaccttttttttggtaaatgtcGGTttcttcatggttgttcatgttatttacactttttaaagttgtagatgtaaacattttcataaggtaattttaatttttttcactgtaaaaatagagaaaagtcaGGAGcttaaaattatattattatgttattactttggcagtggctactgccacagtactgtggcatgaaatatgggtttgtctattgctacagagccaatcaaatgttagcatttgtactgtgacaataagcagtaatgacattttgttgccacagaCCCTGTCATGGTCACTGTTCTATGACCTCATTAGCctcttattgccacagtactgtggtgatatatggtgtatagGCCTTGTACACACCACAATGAAATTATGTCAATGCACAAaagtttaatataatttcagccTTCCGTCCACATGACACTGGCGTTGTCGGTGCCCTGAAATGGTATTTCTGAACAAGTCCCAGAGCAGAAAAATCTCACAATGCTGCCCTGGTGTTGTCGTATGTACAGGCTAAACACTACTTTTTGGAAACGATTAGGCCATAGTACcacgtgaccagaagaagaaaaccctggatgtaacctcatgcacatgctcactgcattcttctgtgatttgaGTGTATCCagtggctctgtctgtgtttctgcacagcgccacatacaggtgtggcatacatattacaccgttttaacccagttttcctgtttccacctggaAGCAGATACTTCGTGTATGGACGTAAAACTTTTagaatctaaaaaaaagaaaaataccacgagCGTTGTTGTAGCCAGCTAACTGGTACCCTATCCTTTTCTTGTAACCGAATAGGCACATGGCATGTGCTTATTGCCACAGaactgtggcagcagggtgacaggttaccagtccaCACATGATACatcgagggcgctgattggctctgtggttaatggacaaatgagaaaatttgtcccacagtactgtggtaatagCTACtctgtattattttactgctccggcccacttcagatcatgttgggctgaatgtggcccctgaactaaaatgagtttgatagccCTGTCCTACTGTATAAATATAACTCACAAGCTTCTAAATTGTGAAATAAATCTATTGTTCTGACTTTTATTAGTACATTTCGTGCCGATGAAGAGTCAGTGCTTATGACGAGTAAAATAATTCAATCATCAATGCTGAGCTGTAAAACTTGatctaaaataatatttcagcattcCACTACATCAGTAAATCACCCCATGTCCCTTCAAGACAACTTCCTGCCACTGTTGGGTGATTTCCCAGCGTTTTAATGTCaccatgactttggatggtcacTAACCTGGATCAACACAACATTTTCAAATCACATTTTGTCTCATGGTTCAGTTAGTAAAGAAACCACTTCAACAGCCAAAACGTGCCCAGAGgaagaacaacaaaaaagcaGAAAGGAAGCGGTGGCAGACAGACCTGTCCTGAAGGTGAACATCCTGTTCAGAACTGCATCCTGAGACCTTTTCACTGAATTACAGCCGTCTGACTCCAAACAATCGACAATAGCTTCTGAAACACTTCCAGGtttaatagtttataaaaatagctttaggaggtgtgtgtttgtgtgtgtgtgtgttacctgttgtAAGGGTTCCTCAGCAGCAGAGCCTGACTCCCTGTACAGCTGTCTGAAGGTGTGTGGCATCCATAAACAGGAGGAGGGACAGGATACTGCTGCTCACCTACAATTCACCAACACACACAAGAACACTATAAATACTTGTATGGATATGGATATgtaaatgacttttttaaaagattacaAACTCTAAAATTCCAGAATTGATTCAATTTAAAACAGCACAACTAATATTTAAAGAAAGACATACATTACTTCCTAATACTGGCTGCTATTCACTTGCACATAACATTGAACACAAACTGCATTGAAACTGCATACTGTttaactgtactgtactgtacgtACTCTGCTAGCCGAGAACTACCTGAAAGCCAAATTTCATTATGCGcacataatgataataaacattcttgaatcttaaTAAAATACAGAAACTGTGCAGTGAGAGAGGGGGGATCTaatctaagataagataaaataagattagaacagataagataagataaggtaacactttatttatcccaccgtggggaactTTCactgttaacagcagcaacatgcaagcaactgcagagaaaaagacagataaacaaaaccacaagcgagtgaaaaatgaaatataaagagaaaaataagagggAAACTGAATTTAGAAAACCACTGTGTCAGAACAACTGTAAAAGGATGTGAGTTTCAATCACAGGGGTTAAATTATGGAAGAGATAAATCAAAGCAAAGTAAAACTATAAATCAGTTTAAAGGaatatgtaaaatacaatttttaaataaatgtaggATGAGAAAAAAGCGTTTTAATCCAGGATGGTAATGTCAGTGTTATTGCtttgtgctgttctgtccttTATGGTATGTTATAACTTGTTCTCCTTTTCAGTGTTctttttttatggactgtatacattagtcATATAAAATTGGGATAGGAAAATATAAACTTGGCTTCTTCCTACCCTATTTTAGACAAAAAGTGTTGTTAAAAAGACACACTGAAATGGTTATACattatgtgacttttttttatggtCAAGTTATTGCCTTCAATATTCTGGAATGTTGTTTGAATTTGTAATTTCTCTTTTCCTTTCGTTCGAATTAAAGTTTAGCATTACCATTATCATTACGTCCCTTTGTCTGAAGTCTATTTATGAAGGCAAAAACCATCCACGAATCCCTCAGAGATGTGTTTTTTTAAGCTTCCACCATATCTCATCTCCTTCTGAACGCTATTTTCCTAGATTCTTTTGCACTAATAAAGAGTCTTTGCTTCCCTCGCAGTGTGGATTAGAGAATGGCTCCCTTGACATTTCCCTACCTTTCCTTACATTCCTACATGTATCCCATTCCGTTTCCACTCTCAGTTATGCTTACcagagagagagacaaaaaaaaaaaacacacaaaaaaaaacatggcagaTAACTTCATTCTGACAAAACCCACGTATTTCAATATTTACCAATAACATGAGCAGAGGAGGGATTAAAGGGGTAGGTGGGCGGATGAAAGAGGGGATGAGAGGAGGAGTCGAGGGGGTTTGTGAGTCAGGATGTGGCTGATTTATGCCTCCGACAGGCGAGGTCACAGTGGAGACTTCAGAATAAGGGACAAGACACTCCCTAGGTGAGGGTCATGGAGCTGCCATACAGACGCAGCTGTGCATTCATATTTCTTTAAATACACACAAACTTCTGCTTATTTTAGAGAATTTGGAAAGAGACGAACAAGCGCCGAGACGGAGAGAAAGCACCGGTAGAATACACACTGTCACGAGCGAAACAAAGTAACAAGTCACGGTTCTTTGGCAGcacaaatatacagtatatctgtATGATATGGCACATTTTTCGACACACTGAAAACTCACTCATCGTGTTCTGCTGGGTTAAAGCGTCTTCGTGTTTGAAGGAATGGTTGGAGAACTGCGAGCTGTGGTGCGTAGGAGTGTGACTGTAATTGCCGGCTCCATCAAAGGCAACCGTGCTGTAACCTGCAACATAGAAACAACGGCTTTCAACACACAATAAGAGCACATCACAGTCTGTCAGGGACATTTTTAACTCGTCgtcatgttttacagatattttatttAATCTGGTGTTATCGCTGAAACAACCTCAAAGTcaaactgcactgcaaaaatctaaatcttaccaatctaaatcttaatctcatttctaaacataatatctcatcacacttaaaataagacataatcacctaaagagtaacatttcagtgagatataagagcttatttttagacattagatctcaaaaatcttatttcaagaaatcttaccaagataattttcacttgctccactggcagatttttagcttaattcaagattttttttttcttaattcaagcaaaaaaaatctgccaatggaacaagtgaaaattatcttggtaagatttcttgaaataagattttcaagatctattgtctaaaaataagttcttagatctcactgaaaacttcctctttaggtgattatgtcttattttaagtctgattagatatttggactagaagtgagaaaaatacacttggtaagattttgattttttccagtgtgtgctCAAATGCAAGTGTTTTGGTCACTGATGTTTGCTTTTAGTGTATTCCATGTCTTAcactacaaaaaaacacaaaatctgaggaaaaaggtactcaaaaaaaggtactcaaaacaagtgaaatatctgtccatgtagcaagataatttcacctgACAAGATTCTTGAATTCAgtttgttaaatctagaaataagcatgtctacagatgtatgaacacttaaaataagaaattagttCTTAAAACAATATCAATTAtcaaacacttctaaatctaagtttttgtttttttaagtgtgatgagatattttgactagaaatgagaaatacACTTGatgagaaccaaataatttgcagtgtcaTTTTGTAGTGAGGTAGATCAGAGGTGTTTGGGGTAGAAAGTTCAGGGCTCTGCACCAGTTAGTGCTGTACTCATTCCAACACAGAGAAGCTTAAGTACATCCTAAGACATATTTATCACATCATCACTgtcttttttctgtattaaaccaagCCCTAGCAGCTTTATCTCTACCTCTAACCAAGTGCTGTCATTTTAATAAACAGAAAACTGTATTATTTCAAGAGTAAAAACTGCCAAAATCATTGATTGTACATCATTTTGGTatctttacacagaaaaaaatgtctgtattgtGTTCaggatcaatatttttttctcttcaaaatTATACTAATGAGAATTTAATTATTTAGTCATGTGGCTGGTACTgcatttaaaacaaaacatagagTACTTGTTAATGTGTTCATAATTGATTTTCTGTGCTGTGGTgttatgaaaatgaatgaaaatcttTAAGACTTTCACCTTTGTGCAGAATCTATGATCTTGCAGCCAATCATCATCTAGTACGCCACATTTTCTAGTGTGATGTGGACACACTAAACTTAAAGTTTTAATGAATGATTGAGAAACATCTTATGTCTGACAGATAAATGTCAGAAATGACACACAATCGTAATTGCGCAAATTGTAACACCGCGTATAATAAAGAGATTGAtcctaaatgtttacttttagcAGAATATTTCAATTAGGTCTCATGGCTAATGATAGATAAAAATGGCATTGGTTTTGAAAATCTTGTCAATACAGtgttgagatgtttttttttttttttttaatgtaataggAATAATAGATATGCTGCTGAAATATTGGAACTTTGACGTCATTGGAAAAATGATGGTGAGTCTTAAAAGATAAATTTAATCAAACACATTACGTTTACATATAAGCCATTTTCCAATATCAGAAGGAAAATAACTGTTCAGTTTTCAGCACTCAAAGGTGTTCTTGTCTGAGGACGTGGTAATTTGCCAGGGAATAATCAGCAGTTTCTCTACATGTAACCTTTATGTTCAGAGCTGTTTTGCAACTGCAACTAAATAAGAATTTTAAATCGTAACTTTCATTTACATTATGCCATAACACAGCTCTACTTGTGAGCAGTGCATCATCTGTATTTCTAGGATTACCGCAATAACCTTTAATCTGTGGTTTCTGCTTATTAAGATCAAAAACTGAGTAGTTAATTTAAGCCAAAACTAACTGACAatgccattaacccataaagacccagtgctgcttatgtagcagttcccaaatgattttttttctctatttttaccctttcctaaatgatttatcaccatttactctacattctgtattttgcatttttcagtgaaaatccggtatttcctatatctaattcactgattatgtagatgttcattaaacctcagattaCAGTTAAGggatattatatccaaaacagagacaaTTGAAGAAAAATATACACTTTTatggcaaaatatatcattaactgtgtctccatccactgtcattgatccaactccatgggttttactggtgaatcaatgttgtagaagatgatggtgtttccacggtaactacagagcctctgaacatctaaatgggtcatatctgatgaccatgtaaagatgacaaactgcattttacaccaattattgacatgtattgataggattagtggatcaacagttattaaacattttatattagtgAATGATTTTAGGCACCGatgaatatttgggtctttatggattaaaatatgTTCTGCAGTGAAATCAATACGCCATAAATAATGATTAGTCATGCCAAcgttttgtggttttcaaaagGTACAGAGTTAGTTACATTATCTATTCTTTTTATCTTATTTAGCTATTATTTATCTTATCCCACAAATTCCACTTAACTTATCCAACAACCTTAAAAATGTAAGTCATATTTTTCACGCTGGCTACTTTAAATgacacatatctatctatctagctataattttttttgtcatttgaatTTCTGATCTTAACCTTATCGTGCGCACATTTATATTGTCATATTTCAGAATGAACGTCAGGAAAGCTACAACAGATGACGCGCTAGGGATTGAAACTAATCAGGTGAGATGCTGatttctttattttacttttaagcCTGTTATTAGAGGAGTCTAGATCTGGGGCTGACAATTCAGACCAGACCTGACTCATGACTCGGACTGACCTACAGGTCATCAACACACTCCCATAAATCACGCTCACGCACGGGCACACACACAAACTCTCACATACATGCTCCATTAATTAAAACGCAGCACTTTCACTGACTTTCCTCTGTGAATCAGTGGGGAGGGACAGgagaaaaaaactcattaaacaTCTCCATTTATCTTCCGCTCACCCCGTCTGACTCTGAGTGTGTAGACTGATACGTTTGTTGCCTTGAAGTCCAGCACTGAGGTGTCAAACGATGAGGTCGAGTTGTATCGAACCAGAAAACCTTAAGTATCTGGGAAATACCCTGGAATTCCGGGTCTCATCTGCTTCCACAAATGGCCAAACTGTACTGATTAAAATGTAAACCTTTTTTCATTGAGTGGAATAGATGTACGGGCTGGTCTCTGGGTGACCCTGCCCCACTATCAGCTCTACTGTGTGACCTGAGTCCTGCtgttagtttgtttgtgtgtgctcGTCCAGCCTCAGCAGGGAGCAGATAATCCAGGTTAGGGGTCGACTCAGCTCTTTGACTGTAATGTTATTCCTAAATTATCTGCTTGATAAGCATGTTATTACTAATTAATCTGCTGGGCGGGCACTAACAGATTGATGTTTCTACTTTGAGAAGATTAGGGATTAGGTgagaacagaaaaaaagaggtAATTTAGAGGTAACTTTTTAGAGGTAACTAATAACTCAGACACACAACTACAAAATAAAGCCAGTGACTTTATACTGTGTCTTGCGGTTAAAAATAATTTAGAGAATATGAAATCTGTTATATTACCTTCTGAATCAAGTTAGAAAAGAGCAGAAATTCATGAAATCATCCGTCCTGAAAAACTAACTAACCACCATACCGGTTTGattacaattatttaaaaaatggctTTAAACTAccgtcgcagaaaaaattattagaccacccttgttttcttcaatttcttgttcattttaatgcctggtacaactaaaggtacatttgtttggacaaatataatgataacaacaaaattagctcatagtagttcaatttcagagctgatatctatccattttccatgttttcttgataataaccaaaatcacctcagttcttccatcaatatctatggcattgtactgacaaaaacagtgcttttaggcattccatgttttcttttctgtcttttagtcacatgatacacacaggagttagtacttgattgcataaccattgtttctgatgacttttgacggtctaataattttttctgtgactgtattattGAAGCAGTAAAAATACGATCAACGATGATTAAATAAACTTAAGGGTctgggaaaacaaaaaaatcaaactgaAAAGGTCAGAAGTGTCACCTCACCATCCTTAACtttcttcttttaattacatttgcaaagaaaaaCGTCTGATCGAGCTGACGCATTGCCTCTCGCGCCGTACATCCTCCCTACTCATTCGTTATTATATTCACTTATTACTGAGCTGAATAATTCCACAAGCAAAGAAATATTAGCTGAGGTTAGATTTGGTTTAGTGATTagatttgttttttgtggaaaTTTAGCAGTCTTTTTGATCAGCCGGAACAGTctttgttctgtaaatttaacgcatgaactaattcatagaaaaaaagatatattagACATTTTGTTGTTAAGCCTCTGTATTAAAAAGAGTGTGTGTCGAGTATGTATTATGCTGTATAATGTCCTCATAGAGATGTTAGATGGAAGGATCAAaatagtaataatgaatatataaatatataagcgAAAGATCATGACATCAACTTTATCTaaataataatttacaaaaaGGCTTAAAACAGATGAACACTTGAAAATTATCTCAAATAATTATTTTTCTCACCAAGTGCAATGTGCTCTTTAATAGATCACTGTCATTACcccaaatattacacactgaccACAACAATCGTAGCTGTTAATCTTCAGTCAGACAGAGCTTTACACCTGTCTTGTAAATGTTTATACTAGGAGGACCTGCTAACTTGGTAAACTGTTAACTTATTACTACTGAAACAGTTCCGATGAATGACCAGCCACCAGCCGATTATCACATATCAAGTTCGGTAAGAATTGATGCCATTAAATTACTCTGTAATGATGGTTCCTGGGATTTACCCAACtcctttaaaaaattaataaagaaTATGTGCAGATTTCTGTGCACACGAGTTGGATCGTTGTGTGATTTTAAACTTTTAGTATTTCCTAatttgtatttactgtcatatatttacactttttttattgACTACATTTCACTGAGATCTTGGAGTACTTATATTTCCAAATGTGTTGATACTGAATTGATTGTTAGCGATAAATTAAGAATgaggtgttttgtgttttttttacaggctTTAAAATGATCTTCCTTCCCAAcacaaataaactgaactaaTAAACTTCTGCACAGGTGTGTATTTTTGGAGGTAATTTGAAAATGcttggttctcacaggacagtgacaCTAAAAATATATGAagatagaatatgatgcattgttgTAGATTAAACCAACAACAGTAGCataaaatgagctcaaccttgAGCACACTTTTGACAGATTAATTACAATTTGttgataatactaatactaacactttTACTTATGTGTTTGAAGTAGTATTTTCAGAAAACTGTCACTTAAGTAAAGGGTCTTCTTCCATTACTGGGCAGTTTAAATAGGTTTTTTTCAGAAAaggtttacagtattttttctgtaaaacaCAGAAGAACTGCAGTGTTAACAAAAATGCAAGTTATATTTTATGATGAGTTAATGTGTTTACAATGACAATTTGTATAAAAGTAGGAAAACTCCTCCAAATTCAAAGGTGTAGAACTGAATGTACATGTAGATACGTTCGGATTTCCTGATTTCATTTAATGTATTTGTCTTGTTTTAGAAAACAGTGAATTTTGCTATAAACTCTtaaactcaaacacacacatcatgCTCCTCCAGTCGTACCTGTCTGGTTGCGGGTTGTTGGCTGCGTGTCCATGCAGTTGGTCAGGTACGTCGGGTTGCTGAACATCCTGCTGGGGGGCTGGTGGTGGTGCAGAGCTGCTACAGATGGTGGCTGACTCGgggccgggggtgggggggccccgaATGTCGCCCCTGTCCCTGTAAACTGTCCTGAGAAGTGGACGGTGAAGGCGCTGAGGCCGCAGTGAGGGTCTGTTTCATGGTGATGGGGGTCAGTGGTGGCCCCCCAGCTTGGCTCCTGCTTGATGAAGGAGTGCGGCCCCAGGGAGGTGTGGGGGCCGCCCAAGGAAGAGTAAGGTGAAGCGGCCGTGTGGAAGTCCAGGACAGGAGCCCACTGGGGGGCCGTGCTAACGGGCAGACTGGGGCAGCTCGGGCTGGGGCCCGCTGGAACCGGGGTCAGCAGGGAGTTCAGGTCACGGACATCTGAACCCATGATGGTCCAGGAGTGACACTCAGAAGGAAGTAAAGCTATTGTAAAATCTGACGTCTCCTTCAATTTACCTGTTCGGCTCCAGGACCCTCACTCAGAACAGCGACACCCACCAAATCCTCAACAGCCCAGAGTCTGGTTCTTCTCTTCCACAAGTCTCCTCAGATGCGGTTGTTTACGACAACTCCACACAGCTACTCTGGAAGCTCCTGAAGTCTGAATGAAGCCACACCAGCCAACTTTTCACAAccacacaagaagaagaagaagtgcagAAATGATGAGCTGCGATCCTTCACCGTTTCCACTCCACGGCTGTGAAAGAGATGGAGTCCATtgaaggaggagagagggctTCTGCTCAGAGCTTTCACTGTGAATGGAGAaagaggagtggaggagtgagGAGGAGTAGCCCTCTTTTCCCTCCATACTCCCAAcccacatgtgtgtgtctgtgtgcatgcgtttgtgtgtatgtgtgagggtCTGAGGGGGATAAGGGGTGGAGTCAGGAGGTGATGAGGGACAGGAGCCCTCTGACTCCATTCATTTACTGTACACTCCATAGTACACACACAggctacacaacacacacagcaaaCCCCCTCTCAATtaacaaaataacaacacaatgaaaaaaaattattcatgttattcaatgAATAGATACGATTTTATGAGGTTAGATAAATGGATCTTTATACATTAAAAACTGATATTGATGATATTTTGTAGATTTTGATAGTGCAGGTAATGCAAAAAATGTGTATCATTTCTAAGAAGTgacctctctttttttttataattaaaacataGATGTGTCAAAAAAATAAAGTGCATGTAAATCCTACTTTTAAGATGAGAAATGAGTCCCGGCCTCACCCATGAATCCCacttaaataaactgaaataactCGCGGCTCCTCTTGTATTAAAGTTTTTTAAAAGGTTTCTGAGACATTTTCCTCAGAATTATTTCATGTAATTATTTTACCGTCGAAAAAAAGTCATCCGTTTTTATCATTGAAAAAATATAGCAGTTAAGCTAATTTAACTTATTAGTAAATGAAGTGTCAGTTACGGGTGAAAGGACCCCGCCTGATCATAAATCATCAGGCTTCAAGGCCTATcgctttttctttcttcttttatttatttttatacatattttttaatattagacATGTTCTTATCCTATTAAATAAAATGTAGTTGATTATAAAATTGCCTCAAAAAAGAGTTATGGcctgaaaaatacaataaaataaaagcaacaataaTTCGACACGGACACCTTTCCAATTAAACAGCccgatttaaaaaataaaaataaaaaaaaataaaaacacctgccctattattattattattatcattattattattattattattgcttctGTCCCTTTTTGTTCGTTATATATTTGTGATATAAGTCCGTTAATTATCTCTCCCTTGGTCAGACCCGCCGCTTCATTTAATGCAAATATCATATTTTAACACCATTAACCGCTAAATGGAAATACCCTAACAggctaaataaattaattaataaaaaacacgCTGATCTTGACCTTCAGTTAATATTTCTATGACTACGTACTTATAATTATACCCAAAAAATGTCTGTAAAAttctaatggggaaaaaaaaaatcatgtctttTGACTCCAGCATGtccattttgctttttaaaaacagaattaaaaggcCCTACCGCCTATAGAAAACTTGTGTAAATGGTAAAATTGAGCCTTAATAAATAATCATTCGCATTTTATCCGTTTACCCGTCTTTCCTTTCCTCTCATTCCGccgtctcttttcttttctcctctctttcTCTGATCCGAGGCTGACTGACCCACCACAAACTGATCCAGGACCTGTTTATGACCATTCCTCCTGccataatttaacaaaatgctAAGTAGTGAGACAAAGAGGTGGGAAATATGAGAGAGGAGGACAACCATGATGAACCGTGtccacacatgaaaaaaaaaaaaaaaaaaaatctaaaataaggaGGGATGAAAAGGTGGGAAtgacagttatttatttatttatttattttaagaaatgTGTGTTATCTTTGactttatattttgtattatctAAAGTGTTATttcttagttttattttgagaagGGGATTTCcagatattaaattaaaaaaaaaaaaaaaaaagctgaacttGCCTGTTGTTGTACATTATTACATAATGGCCGTGACCGTGTTATTTTAATGAAGGTTACTGTGACACAGCAGAGGAGTCAGCCTctgaaaaacaacacagacatgatgtTTCTAATGTGAAGGTTAGGGATGCTCTCCCGGCCGGATCTGGGTTTTACTGCTTTCTTATTATCTTTGTCgtga
It encodes:
- the wt1a gene encoding WT1 transcription factor a, producing the protein MGSDVRDLNSLLTPVPAGPSPSCPSLPVSTAPQWAPVLDFHTAASPYSSLGGPHTSLGPHSFIKQEPSWGATTDPHHHETDPHCGLSAFTVHFSGQFTGTGATFGAPPPPAPSQPPSVAALHHHQPPSRMFSNPTYLTNCMDTQPTTRNQTGYSTVAFDGAGNYSHTPTHHSSQFSNHSFKHEDALTQQNTMSEQQYPVPPPVYGCHTPSDSCTGSQALLLRNPYNSGENLYQMTSQLECVAWNPVNTLASSIKSHAPGYDSDPSTPMVYSCSTQYRIHTHGVFRGIQDVRRVPGIAPAIVRSESSEKRPFMCAYPGCNKRYFKLSHLQMHGRKHTGEKPYLCDFTDCGRGFSRSDQLKRHQRRHTGVKPFQCQTCQRKFSRSDHLKTHTRTHTGKTSEKPFHCRWPNCQKKFARSDELVRHHNMHQRNLTKLQLAI